A genomic stretch from Chryseobacterium sp. SNU WT5 includes:
- a CDS encoding TolC family protein: MKKSAIFFLSLVSTFVFSQKIWTLQECVNYAIENNLQVIQNSYNKKLQDNSLQIAKRQYLPSVSANINNNASFGQGRDIFGNTNRNDNFSNGANVSADILLFNNGRLEKNIRKTQFEVEATQYDIEKIKNDISLQIAQQYLSILLNREVTRISESALQNAEKLYQRAKITTEVGTTAQTILAEAEAALAREKLNVKTAEINTERSLFSLAMLLQLPDYKNFDIQNVDVDNKIDAPLYSAAQIIDKAYENQPQIKAAESRIKSAEAQTEITETGFWPTISANAGVGTSYFNSLVTNNAGRDINGNPIKESSFFKQYKDNFGQQLGLSANIPIFNKGITKLNIEQSKINEEIARTSLQLQKQDVLQTVQKAQFDATSNYESYITSTEVEKSSKLALDFAEKSYNAGRTTIYDLNNARNNYANAQGSVAQAKYNYLFSLKLLNFYAGIPLSL, encoded by the coding sequence ATGAAGAAATCAGCTATTTTTTTTCTGAGTTTAGTATCAACTTTTGTCTTTTCTCAGAAGATATGGACGCTACAGGAATGTGTAAATTATGCCATTGAGAACAACCTTCAGGTTATTCAGAATTCCTATAACAAAAAGCTTCAGGATAACTCTTTGCAGATTGCAAAGCGACAGTATCTACCTTCTGTATCAGCAAACATTAATAATAATGCAAGTTTCGGTCAAGGAAGAGATATTTTCGGAAATACCAACCGGAATGATAACTTCAGCAACGGAGCTAATGTAAGCGCAGATATTTTACTTTTCAACAATGGCAGATTAGAAAAAAATATCAGAAAAACTCAATTTGAAGTTGAAGCAACTCAGTATGATATTGAAAAAATAAAAAATGATATTTCATTACAGATTGCCCAACAATATTTATCCATTTTATTAAATCGTGAAGTCACCAGAATATCAGAAAGTGCTTTGCAAAATGCAGAAAAGCTCTATCAACGTGCAAAGATTACCACAGAAGTTGGTACAACAGCACAAACCATCTTAGCAGAAGCAGAAGCAGCATTGGCAAGAGAAAAACTGAATGTGAAAACTGCAGAAATTAATACGGAAAGAAGTCTGTTTTCATTAGCGATGTTATTGCAGCTTCCAGATTATAAAAATTTTGACATTCAAAATGTAGATGTCGACAATAAAATAGATGCGCCGCTTTATTCAGCTGCTCAGATTATTGATAAAGCTTATGAAAACCAACCTCAAATCAAAGCGGCAGAAAGCAGAATAAAATCTGCGGAAGCTCAGACAGAAATTACCGAAACAGGTTTTTGGCCTACAATCTCCGCAAATGCAGGTGTAGGAACTTCTTACTTTAATTCTCTGGTAACCAATAATGCTGGTCGGGATATTAATGGCAACCCAATCAAGGAAAGCAGCTTTTTTAAACAATACAAAGACAACTTCGGACAGCAACTTGGATTATCGGCAAACATTCCTATCTTCAATAAAGGAATAACGAAGTTAAACATAGAGCAGTCTAAGATAAACGAAGAAATTGCGAGAACTTCTCTTCAACTACAAAAGCAAGATGTACTGCAAACCGTTCAAAAAGCGCAATTCGATGCAACGAGTAATTACGAGTCTTACATTACCTCTACAGAAGTTGAGAAAAGCTCAAAACTCGCTTTGGATTTTGCGGAGAAAAGCTATAACGCAGGTCGTACCACCATTTATGATTTAAACAACGCCCGTAATAACTATGCAAACGCGCAGGGAAGTGTGGCACAGGCGAAATACAATTACCTTTTCAGCTTGAAACTATTGAACTTCTATGCAGGAATTCCTTTATCTTTATAG
- a CDS encoding MutS-related protein, whose amino-acid sequence MSSLLLLLSEKKEIYSRLKKRQTFLGWLRVAIFILIVYFLFNYFAAENGFPSHLYLGIFFLLLFIILGLFLEKVRDELLFYKNYLHIGSEINNKTEFQTGLDSEEEDDLAGHPFAKDLDILGKNSLFSIVSYCETVLGKNKLKDFLLNLLVEEKQITARQTAIQEISQKTDWCIHFLSLCKSLSINEKIDYPERKEDIFKDSLMAKVAVFAIPLLSIGVLISLIFIKIPNFYLALLFGGIFTISRIVLFFYRKKINSISNALSFDSSQYDQFLSVFTHLEKEKFQSALFTDLQKKFISTNRNSSRKEIEKLGRLLRNYESGNGNIGLILNNFFLWKLNFAIQIEKQIQKIGQDLPQWFDAFAEFEALISFGIFTFKNPTYIYPQVIDKGEKLKALQITHPLLSKEKVVSNNFEVSKNTEIAIITGANMTGKSTFLRTIGINLVLAMNGCPVAAKEFSFIPMKIFSSMRTSDSLNDGTSYFNAEILRLRSLVENLEKGIPQFIILDEILKGTNSQDKLKGSELFLEKLMNNPTDFSCLIATHDLDLTKIEEKFPLKIKNYCFELQNINGELETDYQLQNGVTKSMNAIYLMRKFGIID is encoded by the coding sequence ATGAGTTCACTACTTTTATTACTTTCTGAGAAAAAAGAAATTTATTCAAGATTAAAAAAAAGACAAACCTTTCTTGGATGGCTGCGTGTAGCCATCTTTATTTTGATCGTTTACTTCTTATTTAATTATTTCGCGGCAGAAAATGGATTTCCTTCTCATTTGTATTTAGGAATCTTCTTTCTTCTCCTGTTTATTATTTTAGGTCTTTTTCTGGAAAAAGTGAGGGATGAATTGCTATTTTACAAAAATTACCTTCACATTGGAAGCGAAATTAATAATAAAACCGAGTTTCAAACCGGTCTTGATTCAGAAGAAGAAGATGATCTTGCCGGTCATCCGTTTGCAAAAGATCTTGATATTTTAGGAAAAAATTCACTGTTCAGCATCGTTAGTTATTGTGAAACAGTCTTAGGAAAAAATAAACTTAAAGATTTTCTGTTAAATTTATTGGTAGAAGAAAAGCAAATTACGGCGAGACAAACCGCAATACAGGAAATCTCTCAAAAAACCGACTGGTGTATTCATTTTCTTTCCTTGTGTAAGTCATTAAGCATCAATGAAAAGATTGATTACCCGGAAAGAAAAGAGGATATTTTCAAGGATTCTCTTATGGCTAAAGTCGCTGTATTTGCAATTCCGTTGTTAAGTATCGGCGTTTTAATTTCACTTATTTTTATTAAGATTCCCAATTTTTATTTAGCACTACTTTTCGGAGGTATATTTACGATCTCTAGAATCGTTCTTTTCTTCTATCGAAAAAAGATCAATTCTATTTCTAATGCTTTATCCTTTGATTCCAGCCAATACGATCAGTTCTTATCTGTATTTACACACCTTGAAAAAGAAAAATTTCAATCAGCTCTCTTTACAGATCTTCAGAAAAAATTTATTTCTACAAACCGCAATTCATCCAGAAAAGAAATAGAAAAGTTGGGGCGGTTATTAAGAAATTACGAAAGCGGAAACGGAAATATAGGATTGATCCTAAATAATTTCTTCTTATGGAAACTTAATTTTGCGATACAAATTGAAAAGCAAATACAAAAAATAGGACAGGATCTCCCACAATGGTTTGATGCGTTTGCAGAATTTGAAGCGTTGATCTCTTTCGGAATTTTTACCTTTAAAAATCCCACTTATATCTATCCGCAAGTTATAGATAAAGGTGAAAAATTAAAAGCCTTGCAGATCACCCATCCTTTGTTATCGAAAGAAAAAGTAGTATCCAATAATTTTGAGGTTTCAAAAAATACAGAGATCGCTATTATCACGGGTGCTAATATGACCGGCAAAAGCACATTTTTAAGAACAATAGGAATCAATTTAGTACTGGCAATGAATGGCTGTCCGGTAGCGGCAAAGGAATTTTCATTTATACCGATGAAAATATTTTCGTCAATGCGAACGAGCGATTCTTTAAACGATGGGACTTCCTATTTTAATGCAGAAATTCTGAGATTGAGAAGCCTGGTCGAAAATCTGGAAAAAGGCATTCCTCAATTCATTATTTTAGATGAAATTTTAAAGGGAACCAACTCGCAGGACAAGCTAAAAGGCTCTGAACTCTTTCTGGAGAAACTCATGAATAACCCAACCGATTTTTCCTGTCTAATTGCAACTCACGATCTGGATCTGACGAAAATAGAAGAAAAATTTCCTTTAAAAATCAAAAACTATTGCTTTGAACTTCAGAATATTAATGGCGAATTAGAAACGGATTATCAACTTCAAAATGGTGTTACCAAAAGTATGAATGCAATTTATCTGATGCGGAAGTTTGGGATAATAGATTGA
- a CDS encoding nucleoside recognition domain-containing protein has product MVLSRIWSAFIIVAIIVASVKYLASDNYKAIYNDMVVGKSGDTVQIATQHISELNPEITTALLGKPTFEQNRIHYKKDSAQSQVAVYRVQETDGVIGTSETAVKICLGLIGIMTLFMGFMSIAEKAGGINFLSRMIQPFFSKIFPEIPKNHPSFGHMLLNFSANLLGLDNAATPFGLKAMESLQTLNPAKERASNSQIMFLCLHAGGLTLIPVSIIAIRASMGSTTPTDIFLPCMIATFAATLAAMIFVSLFQKINLLQPVVIAYVGGISAIIALLVVYLVHLSKEGLDEFSMLLSNGIILLIFFAIVVGAIYKKINVFDAFIDGAKEGFWTCVKIIPYLVGMLIAISLLRTSGVFDVLIDGMKWVATIVGFDTRFVDGLPTALIKPLSGSGARGMMVDTMQTFGADSFQGRLAAVLQGSSDTTFYVIAVYFGAVGIKNTRYTVTAMLLADLVGIITSVILAYIFFA; this is encoded by the coding sequence ATGGTTTTAAGCAGGATTTGGAGTGCCTTTATTATTGTTGCCATTATTGTTGCAAGTGTAAAGTATTTGGCGTCTGATAATTACAAAGCAATTTATAATGATATGGTTGTTGGTAAAAGTGGGGATACGGTGCAAATCGCAACTCAACATATCAGCGAACTTAATCCAGAAATAACAACTGCTTTACTTGGAAAACCTACTTTTGAACAAAATCGTATTCATTATAAAAAAGATTCTGCACAATCTCAGGTTGCTGTATATCGCGTTCAGGAAACAGATGGTGTTATTGGAACGTCGGAAACTGCAGTAAAAATCTGTCTAGGCTTGATTGGAATTATGACTCTTTTTATGGGTTTTATGAGCATCGCAGAAAAAGCGGGCGGAATTAATTTCCTTTCGCGTATGATTCAGCCTTTTTTCTCAAAAATATTCCCAGAAATTCCTAAAAACCACCCCTCATTTGGACATATGCTGTTGAATTTCTCAGCGAACCTCCTCGGACTTGATAATGCCGCAACTCCTTTTGGTTTAAAAGCGATGGAAAGTTTACAAACGTTAAATCCAGCTAAAGAGCGAGCCAGTAATTCACAAATCATGTTTCTGTGTTTACATGCTGGGGGACTGACTTTAATACCAGTGTCTATTATAGCCATTCGTGCTTCCATGGGTTCTACAACTCCTACAGATATATTTCTACCCTGCATGATCGCCACGTTTGCAGCAACTTTGGCAGCCATGATTTTCGTTTCTCTCTTTCAAAAAATTAATTTGTTACAACCCGTAGTCATTGCTTATGTTGGGGGGATCTCAGCGATTATTGCCTTACTGGTGGTGTATTTAGTCCATCTAAGTAAAGAAGGCCTGGATGAATTCAGTATGTTGCTGAGTAATGGAATTATTCTTTTAATTTTTTTCGCAATTGTCGTGGGTGCTATTTATAAAAAAATAAATGTATTCGATGCGTTTATTGATGGAGCGAAAGAAGGATTTTGGACCTGTGTGAAAATTATTCCCTACTTAGTAGGAATGCTGATCGCGATTTCTTTATTAAGAACTTCCGGGGTTTTTGATGTTTTAATAGACGGGATGAAGTGGGTCGCAACAATTGTTGGATTTGACACCCGATTTGTAGATGGATTACCTACCGCTTTAATTAAACCACTTTCTGGTTCCGGAGCGAGGGGAATGATGGTTGATACGATGCAGACTTTCGGTGCAGATAGCTTCCAGGGAAGACTGGCGGCCGTACTACAGGGAAGTTCGGATACGACCTTCTACGTAATCGCCGTTTATTTTGGAGCTGTTGGAATTAAAAATACAAGATATACCGTAACCGCAATGCTTTTGGCAGATCTGGTTGGAATTATTACTTCTGTAATACTTGCCTATATTTTCTTTGCTTAA
- a CDS encoding prolyl oligopeptidase family serine peptidase: MNVKIFTAGIASLFLASCATPKMTKNLNYPETKKIDHVDEYFGTKVLDPYRWLEDDRAEDTKDWVQREVAFTNDYLAKIPFREEIRAELKEIWNYEKIGAPFKEGDFTYFYKNDGLQAQSVLYRTNKKGKTEVFLDPNKFSDKGTTSLAGVSFNKKGTLVAYSISEGGSDWNKIIIINALTKKKLDETIIDVKFSGASWLGDKGFFYSSYDKPKGSELSAKTDTHKVYFHQLGTKQSADKLIIGGDDFKRRYMGVGVSDDERFQILSASEATNGNELYIKDLKKKTEFIPIQKGYDVNTNVVDSKGDLIYALTDKDAPNMRLVKFDINKPDVWTDVIPETENVLNVSTGGGYIFAKYMKDAVTSVMQFDYDGKLIRTIDLPGIGTASGFSGKEKEKDLYFSFTNYITPGTIYKFNADSGAAEVYQKPNVKFTPEDYVSEQVFYTSKDGTKIPMMINYKKGLKLDGKNPTILYSYGGFNISLQPSFSVVNAIWMENGGIYAVPNIRGGGEYGKKWHDAGTKMQKKNVFNDFIAAGEYLQKKGYTSKQYMALSGRSNGGLLVGATMTMRPDLAKVAFPGVGVLDMLRYNKFTAGAGWSYDYGTAEDSKDMFEYLKSYSPLHQVKKGTCYPSTMIITSDHDDRVVPAHSFKFGAELQEKQSCGNPVLVRIETNAGHGAGRSTEQVIGENADILSFALYEMGFEALKK, from the coding sequence ATGAACGTGAAAATATTTACTGCTGGTATAGCTTCGTTATTTCTTGCATCTTGTGCCACTCCCAAAATGACTAAAAATTTGAATTACCCCGAAACCAAGAAAATAGATCATGTTGATGAATATTTTGGAACGAAAGTACTGGATCCTTACCGCTGGTTAGAAGATGACCGTGCGGAAGACACAAAAGATTGGGTGCAGAGGGAAGTTGCTTTTACCAATGATTATCTGGCCAAGATTCCTTTCAGAGAAGAAATTCGTGCTGAGTTGAAAGAAATCTGGAATTATGAGAAAATCGGCGCTCCCTTTAAAGAAGGAGATTTTACCTATTTTTATAAAAATGATGGACTGCAGGCACAGTCAGTTTTATATCGAACTAATAAAAAAGGAAAGACGGAAGTTTTTCTAGACCCTAATAAATTCTCGGATAAAGGAACAACTTCTTTAGCTGGCGTTTCTTTTAACAAGAAAGGTACTTTAGTTGCTTATTCGATTTCAGAAGGAGGCAGTGATTGGAATAAAATAATCATTATCAATGCATTAACTAAAAAGAAGTTGGATGAAACGATTATTGATGTCAAGTTTTCTGGAGCTTCATGGTTAGGTGACAAAGGATTTTTCTACTCCAGTTATGACAAACCAAAAGGGAGTGAACTCTCCGCGAAAACCGATACACACAAGGTTTATTTTCATCAGTTAGGGACCAAACAAAGTGCTGATAAACTGATTATCGGTGGCGATGATTTCAAACGACGCTATATGGGCGTTGGTGTTTCTGATGACGAAAGATTTCAGATCTTAAGTGCTTCCGAAGCTACAAATGGCAACGAATTATATATTAAAGATTTAAAAAAGAAAACTGAATTTATCCCCATTCAAAAAGGATATGACGTTAACACGAATGTTGTTGATTCAAAAGGAGATCTGATCTACGCTTTAACCGATAAAGATGCTCCGAATATGCGTCTGGTAAAATTTGATATTAACAAACCAGATGTTTGGACCGATGTTATTCCGGAAACTGAAAATGTACTCAATGTATCTACCGGCGGGGGTTATATTTTTGCTAAATATATGAAAGATGCAGTTACTTCGGTAATGCAATTTGACTACGATGGCAAATTAATCCGTACGATTGATTTACCCGGCATAGGTACTGCGTCTGGGTTTAGCGGGAAAGAAAAAGAAAAAGATCTGTATTTCTCTTTTACCAATTATATTACGCCAGGAACCATTTATAAATTTAATGCAGATAGTGGAGCGGCTGAAGTTTATCAAAAACCGAATGTAAAATTCACTCCTGAAGATTACGTTTCAGAACAGGTATTCTACACCTCAAAAGACGGTACAAAAATTCCGATGATGATTAATTACAAAAAAGGTCTGAAACTCGACGGCAAAAACCCTACGATTCTTTATTCGTACGGTGGCTTCAACATCAGTTTACAACCTTCTTTCTCTGTAGTTAATGCAATCTGGATGGAAAACGGTGGGATTTACGCAGTGCCAAACATTCGTGGTGGTGGAGAATATGGTAAAAAATGGCATGATGCAGGAACGAAAATGCAGAAGAAAAATGTGTTCAATGATTTTATTGCTGCAGGTGAATATTTGCAGAAAAAAGGATATACTTCTAAACAATATATGGCACTTTCCGGACGTTCAAACGGAGGATTACTTGTCGGGGCAACTATGACTATGAGACCTGATCTGGCTAAAGTGGCTTTCCCGGGTGTGGGTGTTTTAGATATGTTGCGGTATAATAAATTCACTGCTGGAGCAGGGTGGAGCTATGATTATGGTACGGCAGAAGATAGCAAAGATATGTTTGAATATCTGAAATCGTATTCCCCACTTCATCAAGTTAAAAAAGGGACGTGTTATCCATCCACAATGATTATCACTAGTGATCATGATGATAGAGTAGTGCCGGCACATTCGTTTAAATTTGGAGCAGAATTACAGGAAAAGCAATCTTGTGGAAACCCGGTTTTAGTACGAATCGAAACTAATGCGGGCCATGGAGCTGGTAGAAGTACAGAACAGGTGATTGGTGAAAACGCTGATATTCTGAGTTTTGCCCTTTATGAAATGGGTTTTGAAGCTTTGAAGAAATAA
- a CDS encoding class I SAM-dependent methyltransferase, whose product MEKEEIAQFYDEFSEKQIKTGANERLISLYEKMTNLGLKKNSKVLELGCGVGIFTKLLSRTVSSGIIEAVDLSPKSIQIAKKLVVKKNIHFESHDVVKYQPKNSEFDFITLMDVIEHIPLDQHDELFSNLSHICVDKSHILINIPNPDYLNFARHHHPETLQMIDQEVHLFPLLKHFEKHNLEIIFFEKYGIWAEEEYHFMVVRKKRAFKLKNCGEDRNFSKKVIKKIAAKIDTFKYQ is encoded by the coding sequence ATGGAAAAAGAGGAAATCGCCCAATTTTATGACGAATTTTCTGAGAAGCAAATTAAGACAGGTGCTAATGAAAGATTAATTTCATTGTATGAAAAAATGACAAACTTAGGTTTGAAAAAAAATTCTAAAGTGTTAGAACTGGGATGTGGTGTTGGTATTTTCACTAAGCTTCTATCTAGGACGGTGAGCTCGGGAATCATAGAGGCGGTGGATTTAAGTCCTAAAAGTATTCAAATTGCGAAAAAATTAGTGGTAAAAAAGAATATTCATTTTGAGTCCCATGATGTTGTAAAATATCAGCCAAAAAACTCGGAATTTGATTTCATTACTCTAATGGATGTAATTGAGCATATTCCGTTAGATCAACATGATGAACTATTTAGTAATTTATCCCATATCTGTGTTGATAAATCGCATATCTTAATTAATATTCCTAATCCGGATTACCTTAATTTTGCCAGGCATCATCATCCTGAAACATTACAGATGATCGATCAAGAAGTTCATCTTTTTCCCTTGTTAAAACATTTCGAAAAGCATAATCTAGAAATTATTTTTTTTGAAAAATACGGGATTTGGGCAGAAGAGGAATATCATTTCATGGTGGTGAGAAAAAAAAGAGCTTTTAAGCTGAAAAACTGCGGAGAAGATCGTAATTTTTCAAAAAAAGTTATAAAAAAAATAGCAGCGAAAATCGATACATTTAAATATCAATAG
- the mutL gene encoding DNA mismatch repair endonuclease MutL: MSDIIKLLPDHVANQIAAGEVVQRPASIVKELIENSIDAGATKIELIIRDSGKNLIQVVDNGSGMSDTDARLAFERHATSKISSTEDIFRISTKGFRGEALASIAAVAEVELKTKTHDATIGTNIYIEGGGFQFQEPVQTTEGSNFSVKNLFYNVPARRKFLKNNNIEFRHIIDEFQRVALAHENLDFELFHNDDIVFRLRKSSLLQRIVDVFGRKLQPLLIPIKEDLGWVQLNGFVAKPEGAKKTRGEQFFFVNGRYFRSAYFNKAVQDAFEGLLLPGYIPTFFLFLELDPEKVDVNIHPQKTEVKFEDENLIFALVRSTIKRALGIYNISPSLDFDRDAGMDAFMQNNKGNGSFKTPEIVVDRNYNPFLEETPSPGEKIAMTEIYQQNIPAAPSKINLFEDEDFDEDLMRLPNGYWLLNKNGKTLMLDLGRMHRLIVSEKNARKQRNNEKHTLLFSLEYHMNEIEKNKFRSIKKYLPELGFDMIIANDNVLRIDAVPQGLKETQVMKFLENLFEILEYRTEDEFLDFYNSQWNKIHSKSRFDFLYKIDAEQMIKDFTELGFPEFLPSGKKCYIELPLEELKNKF; this comes from the coding sequence ATGTCAGATATTATAAAACTTTTACCAGATCATGTTGCCAATCAAATTGCCGCCGGTGAAGTGGTACAGCGACCTGCATCAATTGTAAAAGAATTAATAGAAAACTCAATCGATGCCGGAGCAACCAAAATAGAACTCATTATTCGAGATTCTGGTAAAAATTTAATTCAGGTGGTAGACAATGGCAGTGGGATGAGTGATACCGATGCAAGACTGGCTTTTGAAAGACATGCAACTTCCAAAATAAGTAGTACAGAAGATATTTTTAGAATTTCTACCAAAGGATTTCGTGGCGAAGCGCTAGCATCAATTGCAGCGGTTGCTGAGGTTGAACTGAAGACCAAAACGCATGATGCTACAATAGGAACCAATATTTATATTGAAGGTGGTGGCTTCCAGTTTCAGGAACCTGTTCAAACTACTGAAGGTTCTAATTTTTCTGTAAAAAATCTATTTTATAATGTTCCTGCCAGAAGGAAATTTCTGAAAAATAACAATATTGAATTTCGTCATATTATTGATGAATTTCAGCGTGTAGCTCTAGCTCATGAAAATCTCGATTTTGAGCTTTTCCATAATGATGATATTGTTTTTCGATTACGGAAATCCAGCTTATTACAAAGAATTGTAGATGTTTTTGGCCGGAAATTGCAGCCACTTCTTATTCCCATTAAGGAGGATTTAGGCTGGGTTCAGCTGAATGGATTTGTAGCAAAACCAGAAGGTGCTAAAAAAACCCGAGGTGAACAGTTTTTCTTTGTCAACGGAAGATATTTCCGAAGTGCATATTTTAACAAAGCTGTTCAGGATGCCTTTGAGGGACTGCTTTTACCCGGTTATATTCCTACATTTTTTTTATTCTTAGAGTTAGACCCAGAGAAAGTAGATGTTAATATTCATCCTCAAAAAACAGAAGTCAAATTCGAAGATGAAAACTTAATTTTTGCGTTGGTTCGCTCAACAATCAAAAGAGCTTTAGGAATTTATAATATCTCACCCAGTTTAGATTTCGATCGCGACGCAGGTATGGATGCTTTTATGCAGAATAATAAAGGCAACGGAAGTTTTAAAACTCCAGAAATTGTGGTAGACCGAAATTATAATCCTTTTCTGGAGGAAACACCTTCACCTGGTGAGAAGATTGCCATGACTGAAATTTATCAGCAAAATATTCCGGCAGCACCTTCAAAAATTAATCTTTTTGAAGATGAAGATTTTGATGAAGATTTGATGCGCTTACCCAATGGATACTGGCTTTTAAATAAAAACGGGAAAACCTTGATGCTTGATTTAGGCAGAATGCACCGATTGATCGTGAGTGAAAAAAATGCCAGGAAACAACGTAATAATGAGAAGCACACTCTGCTTTTCTCACTGGAATATCACATGAATGAGATTGAGAAGAATAAATTTCGATCTATTAAAAAGTATTTGCCAGAATTAGGGTTTGATATGATCATTGCAAATGATAACGTACTTAGAATCGATGCTGTTCCACAGGGATTAAAGGAAACACAGGTCATGAAATTTCTTGAAAATCTCTTTGAAATTTTAGAATATAGAACAGAAGATGAATTTCTGGACTTTTACAACAGTCAATGGAATAAAATCCATAGCAAATCGCGCTTTGATTTCCTTTATAAAATCGATGCAGAACAAATGATCAAAGATTTCACCGAATTAGGTTTCCCAGAATTTTTACCGTCTGGTAAAAAATGCTACATTGAACTTCCATTGGAAGAATTAAAAAATAAATTTTAA
- a CDS encoding rhomboid family intramembrane serine protease: MFPRLTPITRNIIILNVLFYLASNFIAFPKLYEMFSVYYIASPYFKVWQIITHMFMHAPMGQGIGLTHILFNMLTLMSFGPVLEQVLGDRKYIILYFASGIGAYLLNCGWNYFEIMQGADPMEIYSIPMMGASGAIFGVVAAFSTMFPDNKLYFMFIPFGIKAKYLLPGIIVISLYLGFSGSMSGVAHFAHIGGALIGYLLARKWKNDRYRVN; encoded by the coding sequence ATGTTCCCAAGACTTACGCCAATCACCAGAAATATCATTATTCTTAACGTCTTATTTTATTTAGCCTCTAATTTCATTGCTTTTCCAAAACTGTATGAGATGTTTTCCGTGTATTACATCGCTTCACCTTATTTCAAAGTTTGGCAAATCATCACGCATATGTTTATGCATGCACCGATGGGGCAAGGGATTGGCTTAACTCACATTCTATTTAATATGCTTACGTTAATGAGTTTTGGACCCGTTTTAGAGCAGGTTTTAGGAGATCGGAAATACATTATTTTATATTTTGCCAGTGGAATAGGAGCATATCTTCTCAACTGTGGCTGGAATTATTTTGAAATTATGCAAGGTGCTGATCCTATGGAGATTTATTCGATCCCAATGATGGGTGCTTCTGGAGCAATATTCGGTGTGGTTGCAGCATTTTCTACCATGTTCCCTGATAACAAGCTCTACTTTATGTTTATTCCTTTTGGTATCAAAGCCAAATATTTATTACCCGGGATTATCGTAATTTCACTGTATCTTGGTTTTAGTGGCTCAATGAGTGGAGTTGCACATTTTGCACATATTGGTGGTGCTTTGATAGGTTATCTTTTAGCCAGAAAATGGAAGAATGATCGGTACCGGGTTAATTAA
- a CDS encoding endonuclease/exonuclease/phosphatase family protein, whose protein sequence is MKFFKTILTIFHLVVMLLLLGTLLNSIVSPHAFPYINLLSLAFPVLMILNLVLCLFWIILLMKRAIFFIGLSLLFILPVKRWINWKSMVLEKPNLKVVTVNMKAGQLGREEIYTYLEKTNADVIFAQEYGSDFRVRGYEKGTAKYEIVAINSKTRIIHQEKLDTSGNGNAFYADIEFNGKIIRLVNVYLNPFSFEKKMVKPVEDFQENKAKLKDILRKLIPTFKIHQQEIRAIRKAVDDSPYPVILAGDFNSVPNSYEYYELGKGLTDAFVEVGRGSSTSFHEYKFPIRIDYIFTSKEIRPINYRVDRSVKISDHFPVIAEFRID, encoded by the coding sequence GTGAAATTTTTTAAAACGATCCTTACGATCTTTCATCTGGTCGTCATGCTTTTACTTTTAGGAACCTTGCTGAACAGTATTGTTTCACCACATGCTTTTCCTTATATTAATCTTCTGTCCCTGGCTTTCCCGGTATTAATGATTTTAAATCTGGTGCTTTGTCTCTTTTGGATCATTTTATTGATGAAGAGAGCAATTTTTTTTATAGGGCTTTCTCTACTGTTCATTTTGCCCGTAAAAAGATGGATAAACTGGAAAAGTATGGTATTGGAAAAACCAAACCTTAAAGTAGTAACTGTGAATATGAAAGCAGGTCAATTAGGTAGAGAAGAAATCTATACCTATCTTGAAAAAACGAATGCTGATGTAATTTTCGCACAGGAATATGGCAGTGATTTTCGTGTTCGTGGTTATGAAAAGGGAACGGCAAAGTATGAGATTGTTGCAATTAATTCGAAAACGAGAATTATTCATCAGGAGAAATTAGATACGTCGGGAAATGGCAATGCTTTTTATGCTGATATCGAGTTTAATGGCAAGATTATTAGGTTAGTAAATGTCTATCTTAATCCATTTTCGTTTGAAAAGAAGATGGTAAAACCAGTTGAAGATTTCCAGGAGAATAAAGCAAAACTGAAAGATATTTTGAGAAAATTAATTCCGACTTTTAAAATCCATCAACAAGAAATTCGGGCTATTAGAAAAGCCGTTGATGATTCCCCCTATCCTGTGATCTTGGCTGGTGATTTTAATTCTGTACCAAATTCTTATGAGTATTATGAATTAGGAAAGGGTCTTACAGATGCTTTTGTTGAGGTTGGAAGAGGAAGCTCAACTAGTTTTCATGAATATAAGTTCCCGATAAGAATTGATTATATCTTTACTTCAAAAGAAATTAGACCGATCAACTACCGAGTAGATCGTTCGGTAAAAATTTCAGATCACTTTCCGGTTATTGCCGAATTTAGAATCGATTAA